A single window of Lysobacter oculi DNA harbors:
- a CDS encoding TCR/Tet family MFS transporter: MTPTTAPPARRAALVFIFVTVLIDILAFGLIIPVLPHLVEQFVGGDTRTAAWWVGIFGTVFAAIQFFSAPIQGALSDRFGRRPVILLSCLGLGLDFIFMALAPTLMWLFVGRVISAITSASFTTANAYIADVTAPEKRAAAFGMVGMAFGLGFIVGPMMGGWLGHFDLRWPFWAAAGLALCNFLYGLFVLPESHPPERRSARFEWRQAHPVGSVKLIAQYPQLFALAAVVLLSNLAHYVYPSVFVLYADYRYGWGPMAVGQVLAIVGVCSALVQGLLVRRVVPKFGEANTLVLGLVAGTIGFAAYGLAPVGWMFLAAIPVMALWGLAGPAAQALITREVGADVQGRIQGAMASLISLAGILGPTLYTSAFATFIGDKAPVELPGMPWYIASALLGAALAMAVWHRRRHPAPATTSA, translated from the coding sequence CCTGATCGACATCCTCGCGTTCGGGCTGATCATCCCGGTGCTGCCGCACCTGGTGGAGCAGTTCGTCGGCGGCGACACCCGCACCGCGGCGTGGTGGGTGGGCATCTTCGGCACGGTGTTCGCGGCGATCCAGTTCTTCAGCGCGCCGATCCAGGGCGCGTTGTCCGACCGCTTCGGGCGACGGCCGGTGATCCTGCTGTCCTGCCTCGGGCTGGGGCTGGACTTCATCTTCATGGCGCTGGCGCCGACGCTGATGTGGCTATTCGTGGGCCGGGTGATCTCGGCGATCACCTCGGCCAGCTTCACCACCGCCAACGCCTACATCGCCGATGTCACCGCGCCGGAAAAACGCGCGGCCGCCTTCGGCATGGTCGGCATGGCGTTCGGGCTGGGCTTCATCGTCGGCCCGATGATGGGCGGCTGGTTGGGCCATTTCGACCTGCGCTGGCCGTTCTGGGCCGCCGCCGGGCTGGCGCTGTGCAACTTCCTGTACGGCCTGTTCGTGCTGCCGGAATCGCACCCGCCGGAGCGCCGCAGTGCGCGTTTCGAGTGGAGGCAGGCGCATCCCGTCGGCTCGGTGAAGCTGATCGCGCAATACCCGCAGCTGTTCGCGCTGGCGGCGGTGGTGCTGCTGAGCAACCTGGCGCATTACGTCTATCCGAGCGTGTTCGTGCTGTACGCCGACTACCGCTATGGCTGGGGCCCGATGGCGGTCGGCCAGGTGCTGGCGATCGTCGGCGTCTGCTCGGCGCTGGTGCAGGGCCTGCTGGTGCGGCGCGTGGTGCCGAAATTCGGCGAGGCCAACACGCTGGTGCTGGGTCTGGTCGCCGGGACGATCGGGTTTGCCGCCTACGGCCTGGCGCCGGTGGGCTGGATGTTCCTGGCGGCGATTCCGGTGATGGCGCTCTGGGGTCTGGCCGGGCCGGCCGCGCAGGCCCTGATCACCCGCGAGGTGGGGGCCGATGTGCAGGGCCGCATCCAAGGCGCGATGGCCAGCCTGATCAGCCTGGCCGGCATCCTCGGGCCGACGCTCTACACCAGCGCCTTCGCCACCTTCATCGGCGACAAGGCGCCGGTCGAACTGCCGGGCATGCCGTGGTACATCGCCTCCGCCCTGCTCGGCGCGGCGTTGGCGATGGCGGTCTGGCACCGCCGCCGGCATCCCGCGCCGGCGACGACATCGGCCTGA
- a CDS encoding formylglycine-generating enzyme family protein: protein MAALSLLVLPALAIAASVGGYVKLPGGNFRSALKYEDRNLVRVAPFRLMEVPVSNADFLAFVRKNPKWQRGKAATVFAEKRYLQHWAGPLTLGAKAQPNQPVVNVSWFAADAYCKAQGARLPTWSEWEYAAAADETRTDARKDPVWRERILGWYSRPSKATLPRVGLQSANAYGVRDLHGLVWEWTGDAASLLVDVDNRKQGDADKAKFCGAGALSMNDRDNYAVLMRVAMLSSLEANDVTANMGFRCAK from the coding sequence ATGGCCGCCCTGTCGCTGCTCGTGCTCCCCGCGCTGGCGATCGCCGCCAGCGTCGGGGGCTACGTGAAGCTGCCGGGCGGCAACTTCCGTTCCGCCCTCAAGTACGAGGACCGCAACCTGGTCCGCGTCGCCCCGTTCCGGCTGATGGAAGTGCCGGTGAGCAACGCGGACTTCCTCGCCTTCGTCAGGAAGAATCCCAAGTGGCAGCGCGGCAAGGCCGCCACCGTCTTCGCCGAAAAGCGCTACCTGCAGCACTGGGCCGGCCCGCTCACGCTGGGTGCGAAGGCGCAGCCCAACCAGCCGGTGGTCAACGTCAGCTGGTTCGCCGCCGATGCCTACTGCAAGGCGCAGGGCGCGCGGCTGCCGACCTGGAGCGAGTGGGAATACGCGGCCGCCGCCGACGAAACCCGCACCGACGCCCGCAAGGACCCGGTCTGGCGCGAGCGCATCCTCGGCTGGTATTCGCGTCCATCCAAGGCGACCCTGCCGCGGGTCGGCCTGCAGTCCGCCAATGCCTACGGCGTGCGCGACCTGCACGGCCTGGTCTGGGAATGGACCGGCGATGCCGCCTCCCTGCTGGTCGATGTCGACAACCGCAAGCAGGGCGATGCCGACAAGGCCAAGTTCTGCGGTGCCGGTGCGCTGTCGATGAACGACCGCGACAATTACGCGGTACTGATGCGCGTGGCGATGCTGTCCTCGCTCGAGGCCAACGACGTCACCGCCAACATGGGCTTCCGCTGCGCCAAGTGA
- a CDS encoding SCO family protein, with product MKRPLSLIAITLAMLLPLAAAQARGPAPASAPLPADSIYQLDARMTDQSGKATSLAGRRGRVQLVSMFYTSCRYICPLIIDSGLAIEKQLTPAEKARLGITLISMDPKRDDPAALTRVATRRKLDLTRWALLRPQAGDVRAIAGVLGIRYRELADGEFNHSSVMVLLDAQGRELARTEKLGSVPDPVFAAAVKKALAAR from the coding sequence ATGAAACGTCCGCTTTCCCTCATCGCCATCACCTTGGCGATGCTGTTGCCGTTGGCCGCCGCCCAGGCGCGTGGCCCCGCCCCGGCCAGCGCCCCGCTGCCGGCGGATTCCATCTACCAGCTCGATGCGCGGATGACCGACCAGTCCGGCAAGGCGACCTCGCTCGCCGGCCGCCGTGGCCGGGTGCAGCTGGTGTCGATGTTCTATACCTCGTGCCGCTACATCTGCCCGCTGATCATCGACAGCGGCCTGGCCATCGAGAAGCAGCTGACCCCGGCGGAAAAGGCCCGGCTCGGCATCACCCTCATCAGCATGGACCCGAAGCGCGACGACCCGGCCGCGCTGACCCGCGTCGCCACCCGGCGCAAGCTCGACCTCACCCGCTGGGCGCTGCTGAGGCCGCAGGCCGGCGATGTCCGCGCGATCGCCGGCGTGCTCGGCATCCGCTACCGCGAACTGGCCGATGGCGAGTTCAACCACAGCTCGGTGATGGTGCTGCTCGACGCCCAGGGCCGCGAACTGGCCCGCACCGAGAAACTCGGCAGCGTGCCCGACCCGGTCTTCGCCGCCGCGGTGAAGAAGGCGCTCGCCGCGCGCTGA